GCTTCATAAACTCCTTCAACTTTCCCGGATCTGCCAGCAGAAAATCGAGTAAGCCGACCGCGCCGATACCCAGGCACAATCGGCCGACATAAATAATCAAATCAAGATGCCGGGTGAGACCGAAGATGAGCAGAACCAGTGCTGCAGGCAGCATTATCAAAGCCAGTCGCCCGCTGATCTGGGGCCCGGCTGCAGCAACACTGAGATTGAACGGTGCTTCAGGGTAATAGGTCAAGCCTTCTTTTTTAACACCACGGAATCTACCATAAGGGATTTTAAAGAACATTTTCACATACCACAAGAACCGCCCAGGGAAGTTCTTCGCGGCGTTTTTCTTCGCCTCAGGCAGTAGATTTTCTTTTAAGGCATTCAATTTTACGGCACGCAGGTAGTGACCCATCTCATGAATTGCAATACCGGTGTGAAAACCAACCAGCCAGAAGAACGCCGAAATTACAGTTTCGTAGCTTGTAAATACGAATTTCAGGACATCCGGGCCGTAAAGTTCTGACGGGATATTCAACAATGAAGAAATAAATGCGGCGTGGAAGGAAACCAGGATATGATTTGCAATGACATGGCCGGAATGCAACAAGGTATAACCGGCTTTTCTAAAAACCATCGGCTGTTTTGTTATCATATCTCCTATATCTATAACCAGCCTTCAAAAAATAAACTTCAGCGTCTCCCTATGCGGTTTCTGTTTTTGTAATCTTTATTTCCGGTTTATAAAAGTTCATACTGACCGCGATATTCGGACATTTAAAGACACATTCCAGACAACGGATGCATTCTTTTTGATTGGGGTTGTCATAAACATTTATATCCATAGGGCATATTTTCACACAGACACCGCAGTTGGGGTGTTTACATTTCTCCTTTTCGATCGTCAGATGAACCAGAGAGAATCTATTGAAGACGGAATAGATCGCTCCGACAGGGCATAATACACGGCAGAAGAACCGCTTGACCGGAATACTGAGTGCGATAACAATCACAAAGATCGCAATCTTCGTCCAGAAGAGCCAGCCGACAAGCGCCCGAATATCACCGGTTTTGTCAACGAGTACCAGCGGAATACCCGCCTCCAGAATACCGGCAGGACACAATTTACAGAACCACGGCTCTCCACTGATCCAGGCGATGATCCCGGCGATGATAATCAAAACCGCATATTTTATATATGTCATCCACTTGGGAAGTCGGAACTTCAGGGTTCTTATTTTATAAAGCAGATCCTGAAGCATCCCAAAGGGACAGAGCCAGCCGCAGACCATTCTTCCGACAAGCATTCCCACGGCGCCGAAGAATCCCATAATATAAAAAGGGAAAAGTTGAAGGTTGAAAAAGTGCTGCAGGGCACCGATAGGGCAGGAATAGAGGGAAAGGGGACAGCCCCAGCAGTTGAGAATAGGCACACATACTGATTTCAACGGCCCCTGATAGATATTACCGGTCCATAATGCCGGCACATGCCCCAGTGTTATTATTGAGGCTATAATCTGACCGATGCGGTGCGGTGCTATACGTCGTTTCTTCTTCATTGTTGCAACCCCATGCATGACAGGCACATCACCGAACCCACACTTTCGGTTTCAGTGAAGTCACCGAGAATACCGCCGTAGATTATACTCGCCAGAAAAATCACCGTGAAAAAGATAATAACATAGTGGATGAGCCTCTCTAAATCTTTTTCGATCCGTTCAATCGCGAAGAACAACGATTGAATGTTCTTATCGTCGTCTTTCTGTTTCAATTTCACCTCCTACTCTTAAGCCCGACCGTCTTAACAAGCAAGTCCATCAACAAAGACTGATATTATCTTGTCTAAAAAATACTGGTAAGAACCATCTTAACCCCCCTGAATGGTTCTTCAAACCTGCATACACCACCGGAACAGACCAAACCGCCTTTTTCAGCACCGACCCGCAGCCTCAAATTGTGGCGGCGGGATAGATCCAGACTCAACTCAAGCATGGGCCAGGAGGTCTCTTCACCCAGTTTGGGGATAAGCCAACCGGGTACACGATTGCGTCGCTCGTAACGTATCGACAGAACAAACATCTCCGGTTTTCCGAGTGAAAAAGAAAGGGCGTGGTCGTAATAATCACTGGTATCACTCGATACCAGATTATGCTCGTATCCTGCTTCGATGAAGAAGATGCCGAAATCATAGGTGAAATCAAGATACGGTTTGGTCTCGGTCTTCTTTTGAATGGGAAGTTCGATTCCCTGTTTTATCACCCTCTCCACAGCGAGGGTTATTTCCATATCAAAGTTCGGATGAGTAATTAATTTCGCCGTCTGTTCAAGCACACCATCCATATTACTGTTAAGGGTGATTATCTCTTCGATGCTTCCTAAAGAGGCATCATGCGTGGACACTTTGTTGTTATCGACCTCGAGTGAGAAGAAATCGATCGGAGAGGTGACAAGTGAAACTCCATAACCAACTTCATCAATGCCGCGGTTGACTGAAATGCCGGATTTTATCGGCGTGGGCGGTTCATTATATCGATAACCGGCTCCGCCGAATCCGATGTCATCATAATCAACATACTGGCAGGAGAGTCCGAAACCGGGAAGCGCCAGTCCGGTAGTAAAGATGATACCTTCACCTTTTAATCGTCCGCCGACCACTGGTTCAGTACCCCAGTGACGGGCATACTCGAAATAGTTTTCCCAGGGACCGATCTTCAGGTTGATGTCACCGCCGAACAACTCAGTGAACGCCTTGGGTGTAAGATCGGAAACACGGTTAATCCTGACGTAACGGCCGCCTATGGTCGTTACAATATTTACCTTTGTCTTGAATATAGGCCAGAGTTTTGTTTCGAAATTCGCACCTCGAATCTGGTCCGTCGTGTCATTCTTGACTGAATAGGCGAGTTCCTCAAAAAAGATATTACGCGGGGTGCCGGTCAAGAGTGTCAGCTGACTGCTCAGGAATTTAATATCGGCTTTCAAACCGTAAAGAGAATTGTCATTATTAAAGTCTTCATCAAGAAATTGATTCAAGCAGAGTCCTCTTCCGAATGTCGTATAGTATCTGCCGTAGAGAATACTCACCGGGTCTTTTTTGTATTGTGCAGTATAATCAATATACTGCATCTCACCGGGTACCGCGACCGACGGATCCCATAAGAAGAATACACCTTTAAGGGTTATATCCTTGTAATTCACTGATAATTTCAACTTCTCAGTGAAGTGCTCTTTGTAATTGAGGCTGTCGAGCCGATCATCCACAAAGACCCAGTATTCGGCATGATTTGCACCGGTGATCCTGACGTTGACGGCGAAACAGAAGGAAAGTGTCAGAAGGAGAAGACAGAAGACACTATTCTTCAGAATCATTTCCTTCACCTTTTTCAAAGAGTTCACGCATTGTTTTAATTATGATTTCTTCGTCGCCGGGTTTATATCCCTGATGAGTGAAAACTATCTTTTTATTCTGGTCGATGATAAAACTGGTGGGCATCGCCTGCACCTGGTAGAGTTCACGCATTATATTGTCGGGATCGAGAACGACCACATATTTCCATTTGTGGCTCAAAGCAAAGGGCTTGACCTTGGGCACCGCTCTTTTTTTGTCCTGACTGATTGCGAGCAGATTTATCCCGAGTGAATCGAACTCATCATAATAAGGCTTGAGGGCGTCGAGCTCTTTGATACACATCTTACACCATAACGCCCAGAAACTCATAAAGACCGGCCCCTTTGCAAGCAGAGAATCAAGACAGACGGTGTTTCCGTCGACATCTTCCAGGGTAAAATCAGGTGCATCAGCTAATTCCGTTTCCTCAGCAAGTAAAAATAATAAAGGTAATAACAAAAGAAAGGCGAATTTTCTCATTTTATTCCTCCATAAAACCAGTAATTTGAGCCTGCATAACCTCTTTTGTATCC
The DNA window shown above is from candidate division WOR-3 bacterium and carries:
- a CDS encoding 4Fe-4S binding protein produces the protein MPVMHGVATMKKKRRIAPHRIGQIIASIITLGHVPALWTGNIYQGPLKSVCVPILNCWGCPLSLYSCPIGALQHFFNLQLFPFYIMGFFGAVGMLVGRMVCGWLCPFGMLQDLLYKIRTLKFRLPKWMTYIKYAVLIIIAGIIAWISGEPWFCKLCPAGILEAGIPLVLVDKTGDIRALVGWLFWTKIAIFVIVIALSIPVKRFFCRVLCPVGAIYSVFNRFSLVHLTIEKEKCKHPNCGVCVKICPMDINVYDNPNQKECIRCLECVFKCPNIAVSMNFYKPEIKITKTETA
- a CDS encoding TlpA family protein disulfide reductase translates to MRKFAFLLLLPLLFLLAEETELADAPDFTLEDVDGNTVCLDSLLAKGPVFMSFWALWCKMCIKELDALKPYYDEFDSLGINLLAISQDKKRAVPKVKPFALSHKWKYVVVLDPDNIMRELYQVQAMPTSFIIDQNKKIVFTHQGYKPGDEEIIIKTMRELFEKGEGNDSEE